In Labilithrix sp., a single genomic region encodes these proteins:
- a CDS encoding Uma2 family endonuclease produces MEPARKRATIEDLLALPDDARAELIEGAIVHLPPPLPEHGRAQRTIGRYVGGPFDDDHGRGGPGGWWILPEVEVELAGRIVRPDASGWRRERLPSPWGMRPIRVVPDWICEALSPSNEGHDRVYKANLYAGAGVAFYWIMSPSERVVEALELRDGSWFRLGAWTAGETARVGPFDAIELDIERLFPPM; encoded by the coding sequence GTGGAGCCCGCACGAAAGCGCGCGACAATCGAGGATCTCCTCGCGTTGCCGGACGATGCGCGGGCCGAGCTCATCGAAGGCGCCATCGTCCATCTGCCGCCGCCGCTCCCCGAGCACGGCCGCGCGCAGCGCACGATCGGACGATACGTCGGCGGCCCGTTCGACGACGATCACGGACGCGGTGGGCCCGGCGGTTGGTGGATTCTGCCGGAGGTCGAGGTCGAGCTCGCGGGAAGGATCGTCCGTCCGGACGCGAGCGGATGGCGCCGCGAGCGACTTCCTTCTCCGTGGGGAATGCGGCCCATCCGTGTCGTGCCCGACTGGATCTGCGAGGCCCTCTCGCCGTCGAACGAAGGGCACGATCGCGTGTACAAGGCCAACCTCTACGCCGGCGCGGGCGTCGCGTTCTACTGGATCATGAGCCCCTCCGAGCGGGTCGTCGAAGCGCTCGAGCTACGCGACGGAAGCTGGTTCCGGCTCGGCGCATGGACCGCGGGCGAGACCGCGCGCGTTGGTCCGTTCGACGCCATCGAGCTCGACATCGAGCGTCTGTTCCCGCCCATGTGA